A section of the Bacillus pumilus genome encodes:
- a CDS encoding glycosyltransferase family 4 protein, which produces MKKKVLFCATVDYHFQAFHLPYFRWFQEQGWEVHTAANGQLELPYVDQAHSIPIQRSPFHVHNRLAYVELKKLLAKEHYDFIHCHTPMGSVIGRLAAKSARRKGTKVLYTAHGFHFWQGAPLQNWLLYYPIERWLARHTDALITINGEDFKRADRLSKERASVYYVPGMGVDMKRFAPVNEKEKQRLRAVHGFSSADFIVLCAGELNANKNQGMLIKACAKLYRKIPNVKIVFAGEGAMRPTYEKLVHELHLEKQVQFAGFCKQIEEWMHLSDVCVSTSLREGLGMNLLEAMSAEKPVIATENRGHCELIRHGVNGFLVKPHDVNDLAEYLHQLYHKRDQLPLMGKAGRSLAHAFAQEQTVSAMEEIYTTYMDQAEKVM; this is translated from the coding sequence ATGAAGAAAAAAGTCTTGTTTTGCGCAACGGTTGACTATCATTTTCAGGCATTTCACCTTCCGTATTTTCGGTGGTTTCAGGAACAAGGATGGGAAGTGCATACAGCGGCAAATGGTCAGCTGGAGCTTCCCTATGTGGATCAAGCGCACTCGATTCCGATTCAGCGCTCTCCTTTTCATGTGCACAACCGGCTTGCGTATGTTGAGCTGAAGAAGCTGTTAGCGAAAGAGCACTACGACTTCATCCATTGTCACACACCAATGGGCAGTGTGATTGGTAGACTTGCAGCCAAAAGCGCGCGCAGAAAAGGGACGAAGGTACTTTACACAGCACATGGCTTTCACTTTTGGCAAGGAGCGCCGCTTCAAAACTGGTTGCTCTATTATCCAATTGAGCGATGGCTCGCCCGCCATACAGACGCTCTGATCACCATTAATGGAGAAGATTTTAAAAGAGCTGATCGTCTATCAAAAGAGCGGGCATCTGTTTATTATGTTCCTGGTATGGGTGTGGATATGAAACGATTTGCACCAGTTAATGAAAAAGAAAAGCAGCGTCTTCGTGCAGTCCATGGCTTTTCTTCAGCAGATTTTATTGTGCTGTGCGCTGGCGAATTAAATGCGAATAAAAACCAAGGGATGCTCATCAAAGCATGTGCCAAGCTATATAGGAAAATACCAAATGTGAAGATCGTGTTTGCCGGGGAAGGGGCCATGCGGCCGACGTATGAAAAGCTAGTTCATGAGCTCCATCTTGAAAAGCAGGTCCAATTTGCTGGTTTTTGCAAACAAATTGAAGAATGGATGCATTTGAGTGATGTATGTGTATCGACTAGTTTGAGAGAAGGGCTTGGCATGAATCTGCTTGAAGCCATGTCTGCAGAAAAGCCGGTCATTGCTACAGAGAATAGAGGACACTGTGAACTGATCAGACATGGCGTGAATGGCTTTTTAGTCAAACCACATGATGTGAATGACTTGGCTGAATATTTGCACCAGCTTTATCACAAAAGGGATCAGCTGCCCCTCATGGGAAAAGCAGGGCGCTCCTTAGCACATGCATTTGCACAGGAGCAGACGGTGAGTGCGATGGAAGAAATTTATACCACTTATATGGATCAAGCAGAGAAGGTGATGTGA
- a CDS encoding polysaccharide pyruvyl transferase family protein, whose protein sequence is MRLTLQQLKAHAAEWLLLKVKYPLEYRLSRQSLPERSHQKKIILTLLPGHDNLGDHAIAYASYCFLKEHFPAYDIMEVDMKEIYRLARPLKRMRHPEDIVCIIGGGNMGDLYRYEEWTRQFIMKTFKSYPVIQLPATVHFTETKRGKREERRAIQTYKHHPRLLLMARDQTTYTWMKQHFPDQDVWKQPDMVLTLDESTKEPKREGVLLCLREDKEAYLTEKERQQLKQHIQETYDPVGLITTTIGKRVDRTTRLDELSALWTELRKAQVVVTDRLHGMIFCAITKTPCVVLRSFDHKVMEGYEWVAHLPFLTLLKEPNEASVKEAIHQLMKTSGQKGEEAG, encoded by the coding sequence ATGAGATTGACATTGCAGCAATTGAAGGCGCACGCCGCAGAGTGGCTGCTCTTAAAGGTTAAATATCCACTTGAATACCGACTAAGCCGCCAAAGCCTGCCAGAGCGAAGTCATCAGAAGAAAATCATTCTCACGCTGCTGCCAGGGCATGATAATTTAGGCGATCATGCCATTGCCTATGCGAGTTATTGTTTTTTAAAAGAGCACTTTCCTGCCTACGATATCATGGAAGTGGACATGAAAGAGATCTATCGCCTCGCCCGTCCGTTAAAGCGTATGCGGCATCCAGAGGACATCGTTTGTATCATCGGTGGGGGCAATATGGGAGACTTATACCGTTATGAAGAATGGACGAGACAATTTATCATGAAAACCTTCAAGTCCTACCCCGTGATTCAATTGCCGGCAACTGTCCATTTTACAGAAACAAAGAGAGGGAAAAGAGAGGAACGCCGCGCCATTCAAACATACAAACACCATCCAAGGCTGCTTCTCATGGCAAGAGATCAAACAACCTACACTTGGATGAAACAGCACTTCCCTGATCAAGATGTATGGAAACAGCCTGATATGGTGCTGACATTAGATGAATCGACTAAGGAACCAAAACGTGAAGGGGTTCTACTTTGTTTGCGAGAGGATAAGGAAGCGTATCTCACTGAAAAGGAGCGGCAGCAGCTAAAGCAGCATATTCAAGAGACGTATGATCCAGTCGGTTTGATTACAACGACAATTGGCAAACGAGTTGATCGAACGACTCGCCTAGATGAATTATCTGCGTTATGGACAGAGTTACGTAAGGCGCAGGTCGTCGTCACAGATCGGCTTCACGGTATGATTTTTTGTGCGATTACAAAAACACCGTGTGTTGTCCTCAGGTCGTTTGATCATAAGGTGATGGAAGGGTATGAATGGGTGGCACATCTTCCTTTTTTGACGCTATTGAAAGAACCGAATGAGGCGTCTGTGAAAGAGGCGATTCATCAACTGATGAAAACGAGCGGACAAAAGGGAGAGGAAGCTGGATGA
- a CDS encoding glycosyltransferase family 1 protein produces the protein MSEPKRVLHIVGGMNRGGAETMIMNIYRALDRNVLQFDFITHRKDVCDYDEEIQKLGGRIFYVPSIGASSPFAFVRTLTKTIKRTGPYQAVHAHTDFQTGFSALAAKLAGVKVRICHSHNTAWKQSPNGIDHMMLKGFRRLIFAFSTKLVACGEDAGAFLFGQKKMKNGQVEVLPNGIDLSLFFQPDPEEKVKIKKQLGLHEKSMVIGHIGRFHEQKNHVFFMELAQTLKRQGVSFQLVLVGDGPLKQVVESYADKAGLLDDIVFTGVVSDIPQYMKAFDVFVMPSLFEGLPLVLVEAQASGLPCVISDHITEEVDLGCGLVKRMSLRDSAHEWMKAVLEAYHAEPPLQETITSQLEQRGFDVKQNITRVMNGYGL, from the coding sequence ATGAGTGAGCCAAAGCGTGTCCTTCATATTGTGGGCGGGATGAACCGCGGCGGAGCTGAAACGATGATCATGAACATCTATCGTGCACTCGATCGAAATGTCCTTCAATTTGACTTTATTACCCACCGGAAGGATGTCTGTGATTATGATGAGGAAATTCAGAAACTCGGTGGACGTATTTTTTATGTCCCGAGTATTGGAGCTTCCTCCCCTTTTGCATTTGTCAGAACTTTGACAAAGACAATCAAGCGAACAGGACCGTATCAAGCAGTGCATGCACATACAGATTTTCAAACAGGCTTCTCTGCCCTTGCTGCGAAATTGGCGGGTGTGAAGGTACGTATTTGTCATTCGCATAATACTGCTTGGAAACAGTCGCCAAATGGGATAGACCATATGATGCTCAAAGGATTTCGCCGGCTGATTTTTGCATTTTCTACAAAGCTTGTTGCATGTGGTGAGGATGCCGGTGCCTTTTTATTTGGTCAGAAAAAAATGAAGAATGGACAGGTTGAGGTGCTGCCGAATGGGATTGATTTATCCCTTTTCTTTCAGCCTGATCCAGAAGAAAAGGTGAAGATCAAGAAGCAGCTAGGTCTTCACGAAAAGAGCATGGTGATAGGTCATATTGGCCGCTTTCATGAACAAAAAAATCACGTTTTTTTTATGGAACTGGCACAGACCTTAAAGAGGCAGGGGGTCTCATTTCAGCTTGTCCTTGTAGGAGATGGACCGCTGAAGCAGGTGGTTGAATCGTATGCGGACAAGGCCGGCTTGTTAGACGACATTGTCTTTACAGGCGTCGTATCGGACATTCCACAATATATGAAAGCATTTGATGTTTTTGTCATGCCTTCCTTGTTTGAAGGACTTCCGCTCGTTTTAGTGGAAGCACAGGCATCTGGATTGCCTTGTGTGATTTCAGATCATATTACAGAGGAAGTAGATTTGGGCTGCGGTCTTGTGAAAAGAATGTCGCTTCGGGATTCCGCGCATGAATGGATGAAGGCGGTGCTTGAAGCGTATCATGCAGAGCCGCCTCTTCAAGAGACCATTACGTCCCAGCTTGAACAAAGAGGATTTGATGTCAAACAGAACATCACACGTGTGATGAATGGATATGGACTGTAA
- a CDS encoding acetyltransferase, which translates to MPQLKNSKEPICKEQPIGLIGAGGHSKVIQEMIAAHPDYSLCAVLDDQFEETTTKSSILYGPISMSQELRETIPHMKWLIAIGQNESRQLVKERLAFGNTAFATLIHPRAVVSPSAIIGRGAVVMATAVVQADAAIGEHAIINTGSIVEHDCILESFVHLSPGAVLTGCVSVRKGTHIGAGAVVIPGTTIGSWTIIGAGATVTKDIHDQKVAVGIPAREIKDRREGGK; encoded by the coding sequence ATGCCACAGCTGAAAAATTCAAAGGAACCGATATGTAAAGAGCAACCGATTGGTTTAATTGGTGCTGGTGGGCATAGCAAAGTCATTCAAGAAATGATTGCTGCCCATCCCGATTACTCATTATGCGCTGTATTAGATGATCAATTTGAAGAAACTACGACTAAAAGCAGTATCTTGTATGGACCGATCTCTATGAGTCAAGAGCTGAGAGAGACAATACCGCATATGAAATGGCTGATTGCGATTGGACAAAATGAGAGCAGACAGTTAGTAAAGGAACGCCTCGCTTTTGGAAACACGGCATTTGCCACACTCATCCATCCACGGGCGGTCGTAAGTCCATCAGCGATCATTGGAAGGGGAGCTGTCGTGATGGCAACGGCAGTCGTTCAAGCAGATGCAGCAATCGGTGAACATGCGATTATCAACACAGGATCAATCGTAGAGCATGACTGTATACTCGAATCGTTTGTGCATCTGTCACCGGGAGCAGTGTTAACTGGCTGTGTGTCTGTACGAAAGGGTACACATATAGGGGCAGGTGCTGTTGTGATTCCCGGGACAACGATCGGAAGCTGGACAATCATTGGCGCAGGAGCCACAGTCACAAAAGATATACACGATCAGAAAGTCGCTGTAGGCATACCTGCAAGAGAAATCAAAGATCGGAGAGAGGGTGGGAAATGA
- a CDS encoding sugar transferase, translated as MKRMLDVMVALTLLIAGSLLFLLLYGLIRWKIGKPVLFRQKRPGLYGRPFMLYKFRTMTDERDEHGVLLPDHLRLTKTGALIRKLSLDELPQLVNVLKGELSLVGPRPLLMEYLPMYTEEQARRHLVKPGITGWAQVNGRNTISWEEKFTYDLWYVEHQSFWLDMKILWMTLLKVIKTEGVQQPHHATAEKFKGTDM; from the coding sequence ATGAAAAGAATGTTAGATGTGATGGTGGCATTGACGCTGCTCATCGCAGGCAGTCTTCTTTTTCTTCTGCTGTATGGACTGATTCGGTGGAAAATTGGGAAGCCTGTGTTGTTTCGGCAGAAGCGGCCTGGTCTATATGGCCGGCCATTTATGCTGTATAAATTTCGGACGATGACCGATGAACGCGACGAGCATGGGGTGCTCCTGCCAGATCATCTTCGATTAACAAAAACCGGCGCCTTGATTCGCAAGCTCAGTCTTGATGAATTGCCGCAGCTAGTCAATGTCCTAAAAGGAGAGCTTAGTCTCGTTGGACCAAGGCCGCTTTTGATGGAGTATTTGCCAATGTATACAGAGGAGCAAGCAAGGCGCCATCTTGTCAAGCCTGGCATTACTGGATGGGCACAGGTGAATGGAAGGAACACGATCTCCTGGGAGGAGAAATTCACCTATGACCTCTGGTATGTCGAGCATCAATCATTTTGGCTTGATATGAAAATTTTATGGATGACCTTGCTGAAAGTGATCAAAACAGAGGGGGTGCAGCAGCCGCATCATGCCACAGCTGAAAAATTCAAAGGAACCGATATGTAA
- a CDS encoding glycosyltransferase family 2 protein translates to MPAISLLVAVYNTSQYLEQCLQSIVDQSFSDIEVILVNDGSTDRSGEYLEAFAAQDQRFRVIHQTNQGLGAVRNRGIEEAKGTYIAFIDSDDVLAPHYCEALYEKAKMTGADLVISEYWIQFEQSKRTIPTTLLAERSAEKTSLIEALLHGDITGFSWNKLYRRAFIEEHDIRFPLRGELENIEDQYVTLRCFSLSRGIAFVHEPLYYYRVHLSSIVQRYQKQYFHHGLTFYHAQRLFLTEYDDISLYEKALDFFIVNHTLHCMLNEWKSQNALSLREKLDHMREMVTHEAFQDAVKQVEPSKLTARKRMILFLAKCRLVYPLSAAASSYQKWIEYQTRK, encoded by the coding sequence ATGCCAGCTATCAGTCTATTGGTCGCAGTCTACAATACGAGTCAATATTTGGAGCAATGCCTTCAATCAATTGTAGATCAAAGTTTTTCAGATATTGAGGTCATTCTCGTGAATGATGGATCTACAGATCGTAGCGGAGAATATCTTGAAGCATTTGCTGCGCAAGATCAGCGGTTTCGGGTCATTCATCAAACCAATCAAGGGTTAGGCGCTGTGAGAAACCGGGGCATCGAAGAAGCAAAGGGCACGTATATTGCCTTTATTGATTCAGACGATGTTCTCGCACCACATTACTGCGAAGCCTTATATGAAAAAGCTAAAATGACCGGCGCAGATCTAGTAATCAGTGAATACTGGATTCAATTTGAACAGTCAAAGCGAACCATACCAACGACGCTGTTAGCCGAGCGATCAGCCGAAAAAACAAGTTTAATTGAAGCGTTATTGCACGGAGACATCACGGGGTTCTCATGGAATAAGCTGTATCGGCGTGCCTTTATCGAAGAACACGACATCCGATTTCCGCTGAGGGGGGAACTTGAGAACATAGAAGATCAATATGTGACGCTGCGCTGTTTTTCTTTATCACGCGGCATTGCCTTTGTTCATGAACCTCTTTATTACTACCGGGTCCATCTGTCTTCTATTGTGCAACGATATCAGAAGCAGTATTTTCATCATGGACTCACTTTTTATCATGCGCAGCGCTTGTTTTTGACAGAATATGATGACATCTCTTTGTATGAGAAGGCACTTGATTTTTTTATTGTCAATCATACCCTTCATTGTATGCTCAACGAATGGAAGAGCCAAAATGCACTCTCTCTTCGGGAAAAACTTGATCACATGCGGGAAATGGTGACACACGAGGCTTTTCAGGATGCTGTCAAACAAGTGGAACCATCGAAGCTGACCGCTCGAAAGCGAATGATTTTATTCCTTGCGAAGTGCCGGCTGGTCTATCCACTATCTGCCGCCGCTTCTAGCTATCAAAAATGGATCGAATATCAAACAAGGAAATAG
- a CDS encoding MATE family efflux transporter, which produces MNRAFLYNASANIMTFVLMMLMSVCLTPYIVHTLGVEAFGLIHLTQNMINYLSVITASLSAVVVRFFSVAAHKGEIEKAQRYLSSYFVSSVFLSISLFLFCLFMSRQLVEWLHVPGDLAKDTQTAFILGGLLFMLNFVMSGIGAAPFYANKLYVSSIGQAIQMFLRALMIVMLFTWTAPAIWHIPLAAVIGSLAAMGIGIYYFKKLIPWFSFKWRHVSLSSSLTLVRSGVWHSFEQMGILLFLQIDLLMTNLLIGAEATGQYAAILQFPLLLRTLAGTLAVVFAPTITKFYSNQDEEGLIQYAASAIKWSGLFVAFPAALLGGLAGPLMLLWLGPAFEELKWLLMIHAAYLCLTLMFLPLTYVPTAFNRLKVPAVVTLILGVSNVLFAYGLTHMLQLGLYGIASAGAIVLLIKNIVFLPFYTARITKQKRTIFYKHTIVPLAGALMIWGVCAGIQAIYNVTSWWELFCIGGFCFFLYMGYLYQFAGTKRERQQLVSKVKQAVSR; this is translated from the coding sequence ATGAATCGAGCATTTCTTTACAACGCCAGTGCAAACATCATGACGTTTGTCTTGATGATGCTTATGTCTGTTTGTTTAACGCCGTACATCGTTCATACACTTGGAGTCGAAGCATTCGGCTTAATCCATCTGACGCAAAATATGATCAACTATTTATCGGTTATCACGGCTTCATTAAGTGCTGTTGTGGTGCGCTTTTTTTCTGTGGCGGCTCATAAAGGGGAAATCGAGAAGGCGCAGCGCTATCTCTCATCTTATTTCGTCAGTTCTGTTTTTTTATCGATCAGTCTGTTTCTGTTTTGTCTGTTCATGTCCCGCCAGTTAGTAGAGTGGCTTCATGTGCCTGGTGATCTCGCAAAGGATACACAGACCGCCTTTATATTAGGGGGTCTTTTATTTATGCTCAATTTTGTCATGTCGGGCATTGGGGCTGCGCCGTTTTATGCGAATAAGTTATATGTATCAAGTATTGGTCAGGCCATTCAAATGTTTTTGAGGGCACTGATGATTGTGATGCTGTTTACATGGACGGCACCCGCCATCTGGCATATTCCACTTGCGGCTGTGATAGGAAGCTTGGCAGCTATGGGAATAGGTATCTATTATTTTAAAAAACTCATCCCTTGGTTTTCGTTTAAGTGGCGGCACGTTTCACTATCTTCTAGTCTCACTCTTGTTCGATCAGGGGTCTGGCATTCTTTTGAGCAAATGGGGATTTTACTATTTCTACAGATTGATTTATTGATGACGAATCTGCTCATTGGAGCGGAAGCGACGGGACAGTATGCGGCGATATTACAATTTCCATTACTATTACGCACACTCGCAGGAACATTGGCGGTTGTGTTTGCCCCAACGATTACCAAATTTTACTCGAATCAAGATGAAGAAGGTCTCATCCAATATGCAGCGAGTGCCATTAAGTGGAGCGGTTTATTTGTCGCGTTTCCAGCCGCTCTGCTCGGAGGACTTGCCGGTCCACTCATGCTTTTATGGCTTGGACCTGCCTTTGAAGAGCTGAAATGGCTTCTCATGATTCATGCTGCTTATTTATGCTTGACCTTGATGTTTTTACCGCTGACATATGTGCCGACCGCTTTTAATCGATTGAAGGTTCCGGCGGTGGTCACGCTCATATTAGGTGTATCCAATGTGCTTTTTGCCTATGGATTGACTCATATGCTTCAGCTTGGTTTATATGGCATTGCATCAGCGGGAGCGATTGTATTATTGATCAAAAATATCGTGTTTCTGCCATTTTATACGGCCCGCATCACGAAACAGAAACGGACCATCTTTTATAAACATACAATCGTTCCACTTGCAGGAGCGCTCATGATTTGGGGTGTCTGTGCAGGAATTCAAGCGATTTATAATGTGACCTCATGGTGGGAGCTGTTTTGTATTGGCGGTTTTTGTTTCTTTCTTTATATGGGCTACTTGTATCAATTTGCAGGAACAAAACGAGAGCGGCAGCAGCTGGTGAGTAAGGTGAAACAAGCTGTTTCCCGCTAG
- a CDS encoding glycosyltransferase family 2 protein, whose protein sequence is MRKPKVSIIMGVYNCQDTVEESIESILQQTYDNWEFIICDDASTDGTYEKVLSYTKRDPERIRLIRNEHNQRLAASLNRCLAEARGDLIARQDGDDISVPDRLEKQVHFLESHPEYDVVGTAMTVFDESGTKGVRALISAPDRKVLARGTPFCHGTIMMRATAYKDLNGYRSVKTTRRMEDIDLWIRFFAAGRKGFNLQEPLYLVREDEAAFHRRKFQYSIDNAWLVLKACWILKLSPIHYLFALKPVVRACLSPKIMKFYHQRKLEASLLKRRPIRDE, encoded by the coding sequence ATGCGTAAGCCAAAAGTGTCTATCATCATGGGCGTCTACAATTGCCAAGACACAGTAGAAGAAAGTATTGAATCCATTCTTCAGCAAACATATGACAACTGGGAGTTCATCATATGTGATGACGCATCAACAGACGGCACCTATGAAAAAGTGCTGTCTTATACAAAACGAGACCCTGAAAGAATTCGCCTTATCCGCAATGAGCATAATCAAAGGCTCGCTGCCAGTCTGAATCGCTGTCTAGCTGAAGCGAGGGGAGACTTGATTGCAAGGCAGGATGGCGACGATATATCAGTACCTGATCGTTTAGAAAAACAGGTGCATTTCCTTGAATCACATCCTGAATATGATGTGGTTGGGACGGCGATGACCGTGTTTGATGAATCGGGCACAAAAGGTGTACGTGCACTGATTTCAGCGCCTGATCGAAAAGTGCTGGCAAGAGGAACGCCTTTTTGTCATGGAACCATTATGATGAGAGCTACTGCGTACAAGGATTTAAATGGATATCGCTCTGTGAAAACAACGAGGCGGATGGAAGATATCGATCTGTGGATTCGTTTTTTTGCTGCGGGGAGAAAAGGCTTTAATTTACAAGAGCCGTTATACCTTGTAAGAGAGGATGAAGCGGCTTTTCATCGTCGTAAGTTTCAATATTCGATAGATAATGCTTGGCTCGTTTTAAAAGCATGCTGGATATTAAAATTGTCGCCGATTCATTATCTGTTTGCGCTAAAGCCGGTAGTCCGCGCCTGTTTATCACCGAAGATCATGAAATTTTATCACCAGCGGAAGCTAGAGGCGTCTTTGTTGAAAAGGAGGCCGATTCGGGATGAGTGA
- a CDS encoding EpsG family protein has product MAVYLVNMIMVYLWSSFAAFYGRRDDTIQSGWRPNKILVLFPFLFLCIVAGIRYKVGTDFVTYGQMYEFSVNYEKPWHIFGFGVDKAATDPGFTFILWMLNQLSHDPQIMYISVGAITYFFIIKTLIQYGRPFELSMLLFLGTFHYYASFNGMRQYMVAAILFYAIRLVINGQWKLYFPLVLVCSLFHSSALIMIPVYFIVRTKSWSWMMLVLCMIFLGLTALYDRFVSVFVVMLQGSSYGHYEEWLTTNTNGMNVTKIGVLILPLLLAFFYRKRLRELTPESDYVVNFCLLGFLFGILATKDVIYARFHIYFGLYQLILLPYFTRIFDQRSNVFIYVGIAVCYILYSIMLMPFDSSVLPYRTIFTK; this is encoded by the coding sequence ATGGCGGTATATTTGGTGAACATGATCATGGTCTATTTATGGTCGAGCTTTGCTGCATTTTACGGCAGGCGAGATGATACCATTCAAAGCGGATGGCGACCTAACAAGATTCTCGTGTTATTTCCGTTTTTGTTTCTTTGTATTGTCGCTGGTATTCGGTACAAAGTAGGAACCGATTTTGTCACGTATGGACAGATGTATGAGTTCTCCGTCAATTATGAAAAGCCTTGGCATATCTTCGGATTTGGTGTGGATAAGGCGGCCACTGACCCAGGATTTACGTTTATTTTATGGATGCTCAATCAACTGTCCCATGATCCGCAAATTATGTATATCTCAGTTGGGGCGATCACCTATTTTTTTATCATCAAGACGCTCATTCAATATGGCCGTCCCTTTGAGCTAAGTATGCTGCTTTTTCTCGGCACCTTTCATTATTACGCTTCGTTTAATGGCATGCGTCAATATATGGTGGCGGCGATTCTTTTTTATGCCATCCGTCTTGTGATCAATGGTCAGTGGAAATTGTATTTTCCGCTTGTCCTCGTATGTTCCTTGTTTCATTCATCGGCTCTTATCATGATTCCTGTGTATTTTATCGTGAGAACTAAATCGTGGTCGTGGATGATGCTTGTCTTATGCATGATTTTCTTAGGGTTAACCGCTCTTTATGACCGCTTTGTTTCCGTGTTTGTCGTGATGCTACAGGGCAGTTCATATGGGCATTACGAGGAATGGCTCACAACGAATACAAATGGAATGAATGTGACAAAAATCGGTGTATTGATTTTGCCGCTTTTGCTTGCCTTCTTTTATCGAAAACGGCTTCGTGAGCTGACGCCAGAGAGTGATTACGTTGTGAATTTTTGTTTGCTCGGTTTCTTGTTTGGCATCCTTGCCACAAAGGATGTCATTTATGCAAGATTTCATATCTATTTTGGTTTGTATCAGCTTATTTTACTGCCATATTTCACACGTATTTTTGATCAGCGGTCTAATGTCTTTATCTATGTAGGGATTGCTGTTTGCTATATTCTGTACAGCATCATGCTGATGCCGTTCGATTCATCTGTGTTGCCGTATAGGACGATATTTACAAAGTAG